One genomic window of Lytechinus variegatus isolate NC3 chromosome 1, Lvar_3.0, whole genome shotgun sequence includes the following:
- the LOC121421541 gene encoding transcription initiation factor TFIID subunit 11-like — MTSQESCSSDVGSMPTASSDQETSQGVQSLKALSLNGLNQHLSHSASASEDSQSMPSGVKGRPHPVLSWGEVTEIPNGAAAKSHEYVKHPIAGSSSSSEPWQVRSTQNPSRPLVRRPTPMAIRVPKSVLDKASKKMMAASFEEDEEDEEERVVDGDQSPVPVSLKQGTTADVLVIEDIESSEADTPSPRISGSKDLHIGLAVDGRTNESSTDTGSPTIVVRTDVGEEISHEEAEKLADADEDESEEEEDDFNAEDKHFLSPTVSKSFTKNPEPEPSNTRVQTVPHHPRKFVRRQTPIKLDVPKNLKDIMAEKSSEGIMEEEEEEEEEKEERKPSECGQQKSEATSGQVDDNQSSTEKLSPSSAENAADASSGAVNEENTKNDVAEVDVSGRPDIITSVNCNNNNREASSLDLVEGANGTVKSNDGRNVQDGPKDMGLPTLQRQSLFKKSANSGNKDGSGSPSSARRKVSPHHTKILKRQLTPLEVDLPKHIISDAMKKTSDSFLEEEEEDES; from the exons ATGACGTCACAAGAATCGTGTTCAAGTGATGTTGGCAGCATGCCAACTGCATCATCAGACCAGGAGACATCGCAAGGAGTGCAGTCTTTGAAGGCACTGTCTCTTAACGGTCTCAACCAACACCTATCTCATTCCGCAAGTGCTTCTGAAGATTCACAGTCGATGCCTTCGGGTGTTAAAGGACGCCCTCATCCCGTCCTTTCATGGGGAGAAGTAACGGAGATACCAAACGGTGCAGCGGCCAAGTCACATGAGTATGTGAAACATCCTATAGCAGGGTCATCGAGTAGTAGTGAACCATGGCAGGTCAGGTCAACACAGAATCCATCAAGGCCTTTGGTTAGAAGACCTACTCCAATGGCTATTCGAGTGCCTAAATCTGTACTTG ACAAGGCATCAAAGAAAATGATGGCCGCATCGTTCGAGGAAGACGAAGAAGACGAGGAAGAGCGTGTTGTTGACGGAGATCAAAGTCCTGTACCAGTGTCACTGAAGCAAGGAACCACTGCTGACGTCCTCGTCATTGAAGACATCGAGAGCAGTGAGGCTGATACCCCATCGCCAAGGATATCGGGCTCGAAAGATCTTCATATCGGCTTGGCGGTTGATGGCCGTACCAACGAGTCGAGTACTGACACTGGTAGCCCAACGATCGTCGTCCGGACAGACGTAGGTGAGGAGATCTCGCACGAAGAGGCGGAGAAGCTAGCAGATGCAGACGAGGATGAGAGCGAGGAAGAGGAGGATGATTTCAACGCCGAGGACAAGCATTTCCTTTCGCCAACAGTATCAAAGTCTTTCACGAAGAATCCTGAGCCGGAACCAAGTAACACTCGGGTTCAGACTGTTCCCCATCACCCACGCAAGTTTGTCCGCAGACAGACGCCAATCAAATTGGATGTACCCAAGAATCTAAAAG ATATCATGGCAGAGAAATCAAGTGAAGGTATTatggaggaagaggaggaggaggaggaggaaaaggaagagaggAAACCTAGCGAGTGTGGACAACAGAAGTCAGAAGCAACAAGTGGTCAAGTGGATGACAATCAGTCATCAACGGAAAAACTGTCACCTTCGTCTGCTGAAAACGCAGCCGATGCCAGCAGTGGTGCGGTAAATGAAGAGAACACAAAAAACGACGTTGCTGAAGTTGATGTGTCAGGTCGACCAGATATCATCACCTCTGTGAACTGCAATAACAACAATCGTGAAGCATCTTCGTTGGACCTTGTGGAGGGAGCGAATGGCACAGTCAAGTCCAATGACGGAAGAAACGTCCAGGATGGTCCCAAGGATATGGGATTACCCACCCTTCAAAGACAATCACTCTTCAAGAAGTCGGCTAACTCAGGTAACAAAGACGGCAGTGGGAGCCCTTCTTCGGCCAGGAGGAAAGTATCGCCACACCATACCAAGATCTTGAAGCGACAACTGACTCCGTTAGAGGTGGATCTTCCAAAACACATCATTTCAG ATGCTATGAAGAAAACATCCGATTCATTCttagaagaagaggaggaagacgagagCTGA